One region of Vitis vinifera cultivar Pinot Noir 40024 chromosome 1, ASM3070453v1 genomic DNA includes:
- the LOC100247334 gene encoding fasciclin-like arabinogalactan protein 21, whose translation MATLLQLPILILMFSFLMSTAIANILFEEASASTSAPQHSRPSQLFQPNKDDQFYGASVFGPVLHSLGFQELAMAVHSLSASSSFNTWTGPSTVFAPTDASIRSCSSCSVTRLLQEHTVPGIFSLHYLQTLAFGTKIETMVPGRCLTVTSAVNNTKIFIGGVEITHPDLFNNGLIVVHGLDGFVSHLSPFSCNIERVNSVSFPFQPSDRSHSVPSFAIMRLMLRDAMVRLRMNGFSILALALRLKYPELVSLQNMTVFTLDDASIFTGGQAYVSNVRFHIVPNRLLLAADLQKLPVATLLPTLEPDQKLKVTTAGGGAMPIRINYVRIKKPDVMHNLKIVVHDLYMPFPHLHQAEAVVDGIGPLGLDGAEMEIPVNKSCSVAGTDGSGSCAVVPNSEIKPTAELGMEDHHGL comes from the coding sequence ATGGCGACTCTCCTGCAACTCCCCATCCTCATTCTCATGTTCTCCTTCTTAATGTCTACTGCCATAGCCAACATTCTCTTTGAAGAAGCCTCAGCATCAACTTCAGCTCCGCAACATTCTCGACCTTCGCAACTGTTTCAACCAAACAAAGACGACCAATTCTATGGAGCATCTGTCTTCGGTCCCGTCTTGCACagccttggtttccaagaactCGCCATGGCTGTTCATTCTCTCTCCGCCTCATCTTCTTTCAACACTTGGACCGGTCCTTCCACCGTCTTCGCTCCCACCGACGCTTCAATCCGTAGCTGTTCTTCATGTTCGGTTACCAGACTTCTCCAGGAGCATACCGTGCCAGGTATTTTCTCTCTTCACTACCTGCAAACTCTGGCATTCGGAACCAAGATCGAGACGATGGTGCCTGGCCGGTGCCTCACGGTCACTTCTGCCGTCAACAACACTAAGATCTTCATCGGCGGAGTTGAAATTACTCATCCGGACCTCTTCAACAATGGCCTTATCGTAGTTCATGGCCTCGATGGCTTCGTTTCTCACCTTTCGCCATTCTCTTGCAACATTGAAAGAGTAAACTCTGTCTCCTTTCCTTTTCAGCCGTCTGATCGTTCCCACTCAGTTCCGTCCTTTGCTATTATGCGCCTCATGCTAAGGGACGCCATGGTCCGACTGCGCATGAACGGATTCAGCATACTCGCTCTCGCGCTCCGGCTTAAGTACCCTGAACTTGTAAGTCTCCAGAACATGACGGTATTCACTCTTGACGACGCCTCGATTTTCACTGGCGGCCAAGCGTACGTTAGCAACGTAAGGTTCCACATCGTGCCGAACCGCCTGTTGTTGGCTGCCGATCTGCAGAAACTGCCGGTGGCAACGTTGTTGCCTACGCTGGAACCTGACCAGAAGTTGAAAGTAACCACGGCTGGAGGCGGAGCAATGCCTATAAGGATCAATTACGTTCGGATCAAGAAACCCGATGTAATGCACAATCTTAAGATCGTGGTTCATGATTTGTACATGCCGTTCCCGCACCTTCATCAGGCAGAGGCCGTGGTCGACGGCATCGGACCATTGGGATTAGACGGGGCTGAAATGGAGATTCCGGTGAACAAATCTTGTTCAGTTGCAGGAACCGATGGAAGTGGTAGCTGTGCGGTGGTCCCCAATTCTGAGATAAAACCAACGGCTGAATTGGGAATGGAAGACCATCATGGCTTGTGA